DNA from Triticum aestivum cultivar Chinese Spring chromosome 7D, IWGSC CS RefSeq v2.1, whole genome shotgun sequence:
TCGTCCGTCCATGTCCGTTTGGGTCGCCGCGGACAAAAATGTTGTCCCAATGCGCCGACTCATTCCCCAAAACCGTTCGCTTCGCGTCCACACGGACCCATTTCCGGCTCAAAATTGCGCTGAAATGTATCGGCGCGGGCGCGCCATGTGTCCCCTCGGTGTCCGCCGCGGCCCCGCATGTCTGCTGTCAAACCACCCCAGCTGTCATAATTAATGTGGGCACCAACCGAGGGCCCGCCTGGCAGTGTGTGGAAGGGTCACAGGAGACACATATAGGAGTTGTATGGTTTTGATTCCATGTGTATTATATCTATCGTACTCTGGTTTATTATAGTGACTCATTGGCACGGATTGACACGTACGTTCAGCTGGCTATATAATAATTAGTTAATCCAGCACCATTGGTTGTGCCTACGAAGAATTCCACACATTTGCTAAACACCAGGTACCTAAATTTTCCTTTACGTCAGTTACAACCTGTTTTGTGCAAGGCCGAAGGCAGGGACGATGTCAGGGGTGACAACGATGAGGACAAGCACGAGCGAGTCCAAAACTTGACCGATGCAGGTTGAGGGTGGAGGTGCGGGAGTCGCCGGATTTTATTACTACAGATCACGCGCGCACGTGCGGGGGGTGGGGTTTGAGGGCAGCATGGCTGTTTGGGGAGGTTCAGGGGATGGCGGGATGGCGAGGTGGTGCGCGGCACCGCTCGCCGGCCGGAAGGAGGCTGTCGGTTAGGGTAGGATAGATCACGTGGGAGGAGGAGGAACCGTCACACAGGGTAGGAAGATGTGAGGGGAAGAAGGTTAGCAGGTGGCGGCATGATCGTGCCATCCAACGGCTCGAAAAATTGATTGATGCAGATTTTTTTCCCTAGATACTTGACATATAGGCGGTCCTAGTTTCAGTACCGTCTAAACACCATGGTGCAAGATAGAGCCCATTTGATTGAGTTGAACAAAATAGTTACACATTATAGTTTTCTTTTTTGCGTGAAAAGAACACCAGTATAGCTTGCTTACATTAATGCGAGCAAGGGCGTGTAAACAAATTAAGAATTGAAGTATGTGGATCAACACTTAAGCATCCGCGTTCCCATCTCATTTCAGGTATAACCTACGCGCTAAAATTGAATGTACAAAGTTATTGTGAATAAAGAGCCCCCCTATTGCTCCTAGGGCCAGCTCGGGCTGAAACTTCACTCCTGCCACCGTCACCCGTCACTGCTTGTTTCTTTTAGAAAAGTATATCTTATGTCTCTGAACTTTCTTGAAAGTATGGACATGATTCCTCAAGTTCAAAACTAGCAAATCTTAGTACCCCAAATTCTAAAACCGGATTACTTTTGTCCCTTGACTCAACAAAAGAGGTTTCATTCTCACTTGGTGTGATTTTGACTAGTCATCGCCAACGTGGAAATCTTCTTCCTTCCCATTGTAACCCAGCTGGGTATTTTTTTCGAGCAGTTGGCGTGTGTCGAGCAACAAGAGAAGAAGATAGGTGTGGGGCTTGTGTGGCTAGCGGCAGGGCACAGACAGGGTGCAGGAGGCCAGGGAGCTGCTATATGGCGAGCCTTGTGGGACGAGCTTTTAGCACGACATGAGTCTCACTAGATTAAGCTAGCTAGGTTTACAAGATCCGCTCCTTACAAGCACATCAGTGCCGAATCTGAGAGGGGGAAGGGACGAGAGGAACTAGGGTTCTAAGATAAGAGGTTGCCGCCGCCGTGCCGTGCCTTGATCTATCTTCGATCCCCTCTCCAGTGTGGGGATCCCCACCTTATACTACCCCATATATATACCTATATTTTTGTTCCAATATATAAATCCAAGCAAACAACCAATTGCTATTCAACTGTCTAGAAAGGTATAAGTTAAGCAAGAGTTATCATCCTTTCTATAAGAGCATGTTTTTTTCGCAATGCTCTAACATATATAACTGAAGcaaatgaacatttttataaataccacaactcaaaagatataagtgaaatgcatagagcattctataaattcaTGAATGATGTGTGTCTCTCCCTATGAAATGTGATTAGGATATGATGATTGTAAAATACCAACAAGCAAAGCAAACAAAAATGCAAACAACGCTCCAAGaataacacatatcatgtgaacaaataaAAATTAGAGGCTTGAGACTTGTTGAACATTTGTTTGGGATGCCttggcatcgccaagcttaggcttttgcctctTCTTATTTGTCTCATATATCAATATCTCCCTTagatcttaaaaacttcatccacacaaaacttcataAAGCTTTTATTAAAGGGTTACTAAATATATGAACAAATTAACTTCATGTACTGCCAAGACAAGTTTGTATATCCTTTTGCAAATACATGAATCATGCATTTAGATACCATAACGGGATACACTGATCATTGATCAATCACGAGCTTATCAAGCATGCATGCACGAGCCAGGGAGCCCATGCAAACACCTGACATGTATGGTGCGTACGTATGACATGCAAACTAGTTACGAATACAACGATTATGCATGTATAATATTCATCGATTGTTGGATGGATCAGATGTGGCATGTGAAGTCGGAGGGGCACTTCTTGACGCACtggttgaggaggaggacgaggtcgaTGGGGACGTTGAGCTTGATGCCAAGGATGTTGGCCTTGATGGCGGTGCAGAGGCACACGACGGCGTCGAGGTCGGCGAGCCCGCCCAGGAGCGGGCAGCACTCCTCGTTCGCCGGCACGCCGATCTTGAGCTTCAGCAGGTTCAGCATGTTGGCGCACTCGCCCAACTTCAGCTTGTTGATTGATAAGCTGCCCCCACCGGTCGACGGCACGGGCGGTGGGAGAATCGGCGGGGTAGGGACGACCGGTGGGCAGTAGGGCTTGCAGCCATGCGCGGCGCCAAGGAGGACGAGGTTCAGGGCGAGGAAGAGGGCGAGCTTGGAGGGCGCCATTGCTACTGATCGATCTTACTGGTCTGTGGCTAAGCTTGTAGGCTTTGCTAGCTTGGGATGGTTTTCTTGGGTTGTTTGAGGTGGTATTTATAGGCCGGCTATAGTGTGCAAGTGCATGCATGTCATTATCAGTCGAGCTAATTAGTTTGACTCTTGCGGTAGTAATTGCAAAACTTATTGTACTGGCATGTTACGTGTGTAACATCCACCATTGGAGTTTAATCTGTTCGCTAATGAACAAAAACCTGAGAGCTGCGCCAGGAGACTTTCCTTTAGTTTCCAAGAAGAGTACTCCTATATGCATGTTGTCTGCTGTGCCCATATAAAGATTTGATGGGTTCACTACCAGAATAACTGGCGATGCCGACGGCcgaacctatgccgacggcccccgtcggcatagattggCCTATCCCGACGGCCCAgcccaagccgtcggcatagaaaagtCGTCGGCGTATATCCATTTATGCCGACGGCCCCTGTCGGCAAAGCTCAGCCGTCGGCGTCGCGAGAAATATGcctacggcggccgtcggcatagataagcCCGTCGGCATAGAACGTGAGCCCGGCTACCCGGGCGGAAACGGCCTTTTGACGGCGTCAGTCTACGCCGACGGgctaacggcggccgtcggcatagcccccacgtcatcgatccgcgtcgcccgccacgtcatcgatccgcgtcgcTCGCCGGTCCGTGGGGtggcaaatctatgccgacggcctggccgtcggcatacgcCTGGCCCATGGAtgttgccacgtcatcgatccccgccctttgccacgtcatcgatccgtggccgTGTGCGCaagtatgccgacggccttgccgtcggcatacctctattttttattttattttttattttttatttatattatttactttttcctttttttcacaacataaatgtgccttatctaacaaaaaaacataccccgatggtatatcgattgcccccctcatggacgttgctgccgccgtgccccacagcgacgccggtgagggggggcacaccccggagctgcgtgccgggtgcctgcgccagccaccacgcttccacaaccgtaggagggcccaaAGCAACACctagcggcattgctacccccccaggtaCACCGTCCCGTctaaccgggccctcatacatgcggggcggtgtggtgccatgtctgaagaggcgggacgggggccctgggggggatagcaataccaccggagcgtcgcaccgggccctcatacatgcggggtggtgtggtgccatgtccaaagaggcggcgcgcatctccggggtgtgcccccctcacggacggcggcgccgccggcacctggaggggggaaacggacgcgtcgggtctacacggaggggatcttgctgtgggtctggcccggatgttgctccaaagtgttcctatgggctgacctaacacaaccgggtggagagttccactggtcaaagcccgtccgtgtaaagtcaaagggctagatctcgtggtctaacgctacatggttaggcgggacggggcccctgggggttagcaatgccaccggagcgtcgcaccgggccctcatatatacatgcagggtggtgtcgtggcatgtccgaagaggcggcacgcgtctccggggtgtggcccccctcacggacggcgccgccgccggcacctggaggggtgaaACAGACGCGTAGGGTctccacggagggga
Protein-coding regions in this window:
- the LOC123164535 gene encoding cortical cell-delineating protein-like; protein product: MAPSKLALFLALNLVLLGAAHGCKPYCPPVVPTPPILPPPVPSTGGGSLSINKLKLGECANMLNLLKLKIGVPANEECCPLLGGLADLDAVVCLCTAIKANILGIKLNVPIDLVLLLNQCVKKCPSDFTCHI